Proteins encoded in a region of the Oncorhynchus clarkii lewisi isolate Uvic-CL-2024 chromosome 18, UVic_Ocla_1.0, whole genome shotgun sequence genome:
- the LOC139373765 gene encoding nuclear pore complex protein Nup153-like isoform X4: protein MAATGGGKIRSRRYHIASKPYAKSKQQRSGLISRVTDTVKSIVPSWMQKYFTNGEATEGGGAMLGEEPNSQAPPNGSEEVDPLPDGRDSAEPATSNTEPSTSRVSLNFQDILSRPPLNRSHLHFPSLDSTPALGSPSSLFSQPSTSSAPFAGGPFAGASTSFSLVKELKDNSSQHEDDNISTTSGFSSRASEKDVPNFKTTSLPQLCSPEMDRPQQSQSSLKKPAFNLSVFGTSSTSTLNSSVLNSSQLGDSPFYPGKTTYGGAAAVRTARSRTATPYQAPLRRQIKAKPAGAPPCGVTSATARRILQSLERMSSPLADAKRIPSTVSSPLSKFPDDSTLDLSHFQAPKKRLDSPLPPVQKLVIPAAALVSGSRSMSFRPSLTPGVLTQTPVGTPTRQSPLIPEAVAYPCQSTSSSSLPTYPLSSTPATSSTRSGGGKMKREKTSTRPSSKRPEDKIAELPANTSISLLSFPNPKPVVTTTPVLVEPVTNEVPPTTAPSTPPSTPFTFSSPIVMTTAASPPSFSPSSGFTFSAPVVKTGLSLSNGKMVTPVVAAVKHAASESMEEFEGPFKPAKMLKQGSVLELLKGPGFAVPVTQTSPVPKAPQETPALSTAPSLGDLFKAPTGSWDCDVCMVRNKPTATKCVACMTPHPNSTLAKTDSEHFTTLSGLEGSTTTTAAGFGALFTKSAGSWDCDTCLVQNKPQAVKCVACETAKPGTGVKATLTLHAFSEAKTLPAAAPFLGFGDKFKKPEGAWECDMCMVQNKAQDIKCVSCMSTKPGVTAATPSLTPAPVSITPLLGFGAQFKKPDGAWECDVCCVQNKGVDQACVACQTPKPGALVEPKAFGSSSFGIQSLSDTCSGGFKFGMGVSSDSASGSGGFKFGGTLSDSSSGGFKFGAAASSDTTSTDTSSSAGFKFGSSTEGFKFGASTASTPAADEGRKAEALSMGAGFKFGISGGISFGTTAAASTESKPSDEGFSFGLSKPTTTTSTLSLPVSTENDSGASTETTTTASAPIFGKLAESPTLATSLGGSIFEESLEKDKDPFTFGKPEKEASMGSGFLFSAASKGAEASAPSGGFSFFMVDPSADQPKAPTFTFGKLADSETPAAKAPKPSFSFGQSATDAAASKPVFGFMSTTTTSTSTTPAPRLFGPTSSTTPAPIPDPSTFLFGQSASSEASPAKSFLFGQSQDSLPAPAASLNPGPAQPFLFGSGPNTAAPSFAFGAAPLSTALSTAPSAAPAQFVFSPASSSGFGSGQAPTFGQGTSQPNAPAFGSPAPSPFSATASQPPAFGGKANSVPVFDHQANSTPAFGSSTPAAPGGGFQFGGVGAFGTSSNSTGVFAFGGVPGGSPASSATPSMAPQPSAPGGGFNFIGSTKSTTFTAAPAGQNSIARRKIKTAVRRKK, encoded by the exons AGCCTTCGACAAGCAGGGTATCCCTGAACTTCCAGGATATTCTGTCGAGGCCCCCCCTCAATCGCTCCCACCTCCATTTCCCCTCCCTGGACTCCACCCCGGCCCTGGGGAGCCCAAGCTCCCTTTTCTCCCAGCCCTCCACCTCCTCCGCCCCCTTCGCTGGGGGCCCCTTCGCTGGGGCGTCGACGAGCTTCTCCCTAGTCAAGGAGCTCAAGGACAATAGCTCCCAGCACGAGGATGACAATATCTCCACCACCAGTGGCTTCTCATCACGCGCATCAGAAAAAG ATGTACCAAACTTTAAGACCACGTCGCTACCCCAGCTCTGTTCTCCGGAGATGGACCGGCCCCAGCAGTCCCAGTCCAGTCTCAAGAAACCTGCATTCAACCTGTCTGTCTTTGGGACTTCCTCCACT TCCACGTTGAACAGTTCAGTGCTGAACTCCAGTCAGTTGGGGGATTCCCCCTTCTACCCAGGGAAGACTACCTACGGGGGAGCAGCTGCTGTTAGAACAGCCCGCTCACGCACAGCCACACCTTACCAG GCTCCATTGCGGAGACAGATCAAGGCCAAGCCTGCTGGGGCTCCGCCCTGTGGGGTGACCAGCGCTACTGCCCGACGCATCTTACAGTCCCTGGAGCGCATGTCCAGCCCCCTCGCT GATGCCAAGAGAATCCCCTCTACGGTGTCCTCTCCCTTGTCAAAA TTCCCTGATGACAGCACTCTGGACCTTTCACATTTCCAGGCCCCCAAAAAACGG CTGGACTCTCCCCTCCCCCCAGTCCAGAAGTTGGTTATCCCGGCTGCAGCGTTGGTGTCTGGGAGCCGCTCAATGTCCTTCAGGCCCTCTCTGACCCCCGGGGTCCTGACCCAGACCCCCGTAGGCACG CCCACAAGACAATCCCCTCTGATTCCTGAAGCAGTGGCATATCCTTGTCAAAGCACAAGCAGCAGCAGCCTGCCCACCTACCCTCTGTCCAGCACTCCTGCAACCAGCAGCACAAGGTCAGGAGgagggaagatgaagagggagaagaCCAGCACAAGACCCTCGTCCAAACGACCTGAAGACAAG ATTGCTGAGCTACCGGCCAACACCTCAATCAGTCTGCTCAGCTTCCCCAACCCCAAGCCTGTTGTCACTACCACACCTGTCCTGGTGGAGCCCGTCACTAACGAG GTGCCACCGACTACagcaccctccacccctccctccacacctTTCACTTTCTCCTCCCCTATTGTCATGACAACTGCTGCTAGCCCACCATCCTTTTCCCCGTCT TCTGGATTTACCTTCAGTGCACCTGTAGTGAAAACGGGTCTGTCACTATCCAACGGGAAGATGGTCACCCCAGTAGTGGCAGCAG TGAAGCATGCTGCCAGTGAGAGCATGGAGGAGTTTGAAGGGCCGTTTAAACCAGCCAAGATGTTGAAACAGGGCAGTGTGCTGGAGCTCCTCAAAGGACCTG GGTTTGCCGTTCCTGTTACTCAGACCTCTCCTGTCCCCAAAGCCCCCCAGGAGACCCCAGCCCTGTCCACTGCCCCCTCCCTTGGGGACTTGTTCAAAGCGCCAACAGGCTCCTGGGACTGTGACGTCTGCATGGTTAGGAACAAACCCACTGCCACAAAGTGTGTGGCCTGTATGACCCCACATCCAAACTCTACTTTAGCGAAGACTGACAGTGAACACTTCACAACGTTGTCCGGGCTGGAGGGTTCCACCACTACTACCGCTGCTGGTTTTGGAGCCCTGTTCACAAAGTCTGCGGGAAGCTGGGACTGTGACACTTGTCTGGTTCAGAACAAGCCTCAAGCAGTCAAATGTGTAGCCTGTGAGACAGCCAAGCCTGGGACTGGAGTTAAAGCCACACTGACTCTGCATGCCTTCTCGGAGGCTAAGACTCTGCCCGCTGCTGCCCCCTTCTTGGGCTTCGGGGACAAGTTTAAGAAGCCGGAGGGAGCGTGGGAGTGTGACATGTGCATGGTGCAGAACAAGGCGCAGGACATCAAGTGTGTTTCCTGTATGAGCACTAAGCCAG GAGTGACAGCAGCGACTCCGTCTCTAACTCCCGCCCCTGTCAGCATCACTCCTCTACTAGGCTTTGGGGCCCAGTTCAAGAAGCCAGATGGAGCGTGGGAGTGTGACGTGTGCTGTGTTCAGAACAAGGGAGTAGACCAGGCGTGTGTGGCCTGTCAGACCCCCAAGCCTGGGGCTTTAGTAGAGCCTAAAG CATTCGGTTCCTCGTCATTTGGTATCCAGTCCTTGTCTGACACCTGCTCAGGAGGATTCAAGTTTGGCATGGGGGTGTCATCGGACTCGGCCTCTGGTTCTGGGGGCTTCAAATTCGGCGGCACCCTCTCTGACTCCTCTTCAGGGGGCTTCAAATTCGGTGCAGCTGCCTCATCAGACACCACCTCAACAGACACCAGCAGCTCTGCAGGCTTCAAATTCGGCAGCTCCACAGAGGGCTTCAAATTTGGAGCATCTACTGCTTCCACCCCTGCAGCGGACGAGGGGAGGAAGGCTGAAGCCCTGAGTATGGGTGCCGGGTTCAAATTTGGCATCAGCGGTGGGATCTCGTTCGGCACTACAGCAGCTGCTAGCACGGAGAGCAAACCCTCGGACGAAGGGTTCTCCTTTGGACTATCAAAACCGACAACCACCACCTCTACTTTAAGCCTTCCTGTCTCTACAGAGAACGACAGTGGAGCTTCTACAGAAACCACCACAACAGCATCAGCTCCTATTTTTGGGAAGCTGGCTGAGTCTCCTACCCTGGCCACATCACTAGGGGGCAGCATATTTGAGGAATCTCTAGAGAAAGACAAGGACCCTTTCACCTTTGGGAAGCCTGAGAAGGAGGCCTCTATGGGGTCTGGGTTCCTGTTCAGTGCTGCTAGTAAAGGGGCGGAGGCATCGGCTCCCTCTGGAGGCTTTTCCTTCTTTATGGTAGATCCATCTGCAGACCAGCCCAAAGCACCTACCTTCACATTTGGGAAGCTGGCAGACAGCGAGACCCCAGCAGCAAAAGCCCCTAAGCCCTCATTCAGCTTTGGGCAAAGCGCTACAG ATGCTGCAGCCTCAAAGCCAGTGTTTGGGTTTAtgtcaaccaccaccacctctacttcCACCACCCCTGCCCCCAGGCTGTTTGGGCCCACCAGCAGCACTACCCCAGCCCCTATCCCAGACCCCAGTACCTTTCTGTTTGGGCAGAGTGCCTCCAGTGAGGCCAGCCCAGCCAAGTCCTTCTTGTTTGGGCAGAGCCAGGACAGCCTGCCTGCCCCTGCAGCTTCCCTGAACCCTGGCCCGGCTCAACCATTCCTGTTTGGGTCTGGACCTAACACTGCTGCTCCCTCCTTCGCTTTTGGAGCGGCACCGCTCTCCACTGCCTTATCTACAG ctccatcAGCAGCCCCTGCTCAGTTTGTATTCagccctgcctcctcctctggcTTTGGGTCGGGACAAGCTCCTACCTTTGGTCAGGGTACCTCCCAGCCCAATGCCCCTGCGTTTGGTTCTCCCGCCCCGTCCCCCTTCTCTGCCACGGCCTCCCAGCCCCCTGCCTTCGGGGGGAAGGCCAACTCTGTCCCTGTGTTCGACCACCAAGCCAACTCCACGCCCGCTTTTGGCTCATCCACCCCCGCCGCACCAG GTGGAGGTTTCCAGTTTGGAGGAGTCGGTGCGTTCGGCACGTCCAGTAACAGCACGGGGGTGTTTGCTTTCGGAGGGGTACCAGGAGGGTCCCCCGCCTCTTCTGCCACGCCCTCCATGGCACCCCAACCCAGTGCACCTGGAGGTGGCTTTAACTTTATTGG GTCAACAAAGAGCACCACCTTCACTGCAGCCCCTGCAGGACAGAACTCAATCGCTAGACGCAAGATCAAAACAGCAGTCCGGCGTAAGAAGTAA
- the LOC139373765 gene encoding nuclear pore complex protein Nup153-like isoform X6, whose product MAATGGGKIRSRRYHIASKPYAKSKQRSGLISRVTDTVKSIVPSWMQKYFTNGEATEGGGAMLGEEPNSQAPPNGSEEVDPLPDGRDSAEPATSNTEPSTSRVSLNFQDILSRPPLNRSHLHFPSLDSTPALGSPSSLFSQPSTSSAPFAGGPFAGASTSFSLVKELKDNSSQHEDDNISTTSGFSSRASEKDVPNFKTTSLPQLCSPEMDRPQQSQSSLKKPAFNLSVFGTSSTVSVSQSSQSSTSTLNSSVLNSSQLGDSPFYPGKTTYGGAAAVRTARSRTATPYQAPLRRQIKAKPAGAPPCGVTSATARRILQSLERMSSPLADAKRIPSTVSSPLSKFPDDSTLDLSHFQAPKKRLDSPLPPVQKLVIPAAALVSGSRSMSFRPSLTPGVLTQTPVGTPTRQSPLIPEAVAYPCQSTSSSSLPTYPLSSTPATSSTRSGGGKMKREKTSTRPSSKRPEDKIAELPANTSISLLSFPNPKPVVTTTPVLVEPVTNESGFTFSAPVVKTGLSLSNGKMVTPVVAAVKHAASESMEEFEGPFKPAKMLKQGSVLELLKGPGFAVPVTQTSPVPKAPQETPALSTAPSLGDLFKAPTGSWDCDVCMVRNKPTATKCVACMTPHPNSTLAKTDSEHFTTLSGLEGSTTTTAAGFGALFTKSAGSWDCDTCLVQNKPQAVKCVACETAKPGTGVKATLTLHAFSEAKTLPAAAPFLGFGDKFKKPEGAWECDMCMVQNKAQDIKCVSCMSTKPGVTAATPSLTPAPVSITPLLGFGAQFKKPDGAWECDVCCVQNKGVDQACVACQTPKPGALVEPKAFGSSSFGIQSLSDTCSGGFKFGMGVSSDSASGSGGFKFGGTLSDSSSGGFKFGAAASSDTTSTDTSSSAGFKFGSSTEGFKFGASTASTPAADEGRKAEALSMGAGFKFGISGGISFGTTAAASTESKPSDEGFSFGLSKPTTTTSTLSLPVSTENDSGASTETTTTASAPIFGKLAESPTLATSLGGSIFEESLEKDKDPFTFGKPEKEASMGSGFLFSAASKGAEASAPSGGFSFFMVDPSADQPKAPTFTFGKLADSETPAAKAPKPSFSFGQSATDAAASKPVFGFMSTTTTSTSTTPAPRLFGPTSSTTPAPIPDPSTFLFGQSASSEASPAKSFLFGQSQDSLPAPAASLNPGPAQPFLFGSGPNTAAPSFAFGAAPLSTALSTAPSAAPAQFVFSPASSSGFGSGQAPTFGQGTSQPNAPAFGSPAPSPFSATASQPPAFGGKANSVPVFDHQANSTPAFGSSTPAAPGGGFQFGGVGAFGTSSNSTGVFAFGGVPGGSPASSATPSMAPQPSAPGGGFNFIGSTKSTTFTAAPAGQNSIARRKIKTAVRRKK is encoded by the exons AGCCTTCGACAAGCAGGGTATCCCTGAACTTCCAGGATATTCTGTCGAGGCCCCCCCTCAATCGCTCCCACCTCCATTTCCCCTCCCTGGACTCCACCCCGGCCCTGGGGAGCCCAAGCTCCCTTTTCTCCCAGCCCTCCACCTCCTCCGCCCCCTTCGCTGGGGGCCCCTTCGCTGGGGCGTCGACGAGCTTCTCCCTAGTCAAGGAGCTCAAGGACAATAGCTCCCAGCACGAGGATGACAATATCTCCACCACCAGTGGCTTCTCATCACGCGCATCAGAAAAAG ATGTACCAAACTTTAAGACCACGTCGCTACCCCAGCTCTGTTCTCCGGAGATGGACCGGCCCCAGCAGTCCCAGTCCAGTCTCAAGAAACCTGCATTCAACCTGTCTGTCTTTGGGACTTCCTCCACTGTGAGTGTCAGTCAGTCAAGTCAGTCCTCCACT TCCACGTTGAACAGTTCAGTGCTGAACTCCAGTCAGTTGGGGGATTCCCCCTTCTACCCAGGGAAGACTACCTACGGGGGAGCAGCTGCTGTTAGAACAGCCCGCTCACGCACAGCCACACCTTACCAG GCTCCATTGCGGAGACAGATCAAGGCCAAGCCTGCTGGGGCTCCGCCCTGTGGGGTGACCAGCGCTACTGCCCGACGCATCTTACAGTCCCTGGAGCGCATGTCCAGCCCCCTCGCT GATGCCAAGAGAATCCCCTCTACGGTGTCCTCTCCCTTGTCAAAA TTCCCTGATGACAGCACTCTGGACCTTTCACATTTCCAGGCCCCCAAAAAACGG CTGGACTCTCCCCTCCCCCCAGTCCAGAAGTTGGTTATCCCGGCTGCAGCGTTGGTGTCTGGGAGCCGCTCAATGTCCTTCAGGCCCTCTCTGACCCCCGGGGTCCTGACCCAGACCCCCGTAGGCACG CCCACAAGACAATCCCCTCTGATTCCTGAAGCAGTGGCATATCCTTGTCAAAGCACAAGCAGCAGCAGCCTGCCCACCTACCCTCTGTCCAGCACTCCTGCAACCAGCAGCACAAGGTCAGGAGgagggaagatgaagagggagaagaCCAGCACAAGACCCTCGTCCAAACGACCTGAAGACAAG ATTGCTGAGCTACCGGCCAACACCTCAATCAGTCTGCTCAGCTTCCCCAACCCCAAGCCTGTTGTCACTACCACACCTGTCCTGGTGGAGCCCGTCACTAACGAG TCTGGATTTACCTTCAGTGCACCTGTAGTGAAAACGGGTCTGTCACTATCCAACGGGAAGATGGTCACCCCAGTAGTGGCAGCAG TGAAGCATGCTGCCAGTGAGAGCATGGAGGAGTTTGAAGGGCCGTTTAAACCAGCCAAGATGTTGAAACAGGGCAGTGTGCTGGAGCTCCTCAAAGGACCTG GGTTTGCCGTTCCTGTTACTCAGACCTCTCCTGTCCCCAAAGCCCCCCAGGAGACCCCAGCCCTGTCCACTGCCCCCTCCCTTGGGGACTTGTTCAAAGCGCCAACAGGCTCCTGGGACTGTGACGTCTGCATGGTTAGGAACAAACCCACTGCCACAAAGTGTGTGGCCTGTATGACCCCACATCCAAACTCTACTTTAGCGAAGACTGACAGTGAACACTTCACAACGTTGTCCGGGCTGGAGGGTTCCACCACTACTACCGCTGCTGGTTTTGGAGCCCTGTTCACAAAGTCTGCGGGAAGCTGGGACTGTGACACTTGTCTGGTTCAGAACAAGCCTCAAGCAGTCAAATGTGTAGCCTGTGAGACAGCCAAGCCTGGGACTGGAGTTAAAGCCACACTGACTCTGCATGCCTTCTCGGAGGCTAAGACTCTGCCCGCTGCTGCCCCCTTCTTGGGCTTCGGGGACAAGTTTAAGAAGCCGGAGGGAGCGTGGGAGTGTGACATGTGCATGGTGCAGAACAAGGCGCAGGACATCAAGTGTGTTTCCTGTATGAGCACTAAGCCAG GAGTGACAGCAGCGACTCCGTCTCTAACTCCCGCCCCTGTCAGCATCACTCCTCTACTAGGCTTTGGGGCCCAGTTCAAGAAGCCAGATGGAGCGTGGGAGTGTGACGTGTGCTGTGTTCAGAACAAGGGAGTAGACCAGGCGTGTGTGGCCTGTCAGACCCCCAAGCCTGGGGCTTTAGTAGAGCCTAAAG CATTCGGTTCCTCGTCATTTGGTATCCAGTCCTTGTCTGACACCTGCTCAGGAGGATTCAAGTTTGGCATGGGGGTGTCATCGGACTCGGCCTCTGGTTCTGGGGGCTTCAAATTCGGCGGCACCCTCTCTGACTCCTCTTCAGGGGGCTTCAAATTCGGTGCAGCTGCCTCATCAGACACCACCTCAACAGACACCAGCAGCTCTGCAGGCTTCAAATTCGGCAGCTCCACAGAGGGCTTCAAATTTGGAGCATCTACTGCTTCCACCCCTGCAGCGGACGAGGGGAGGAAGGCTGAAGCCCTGAGTATGGGTGCCGGGTTCAAATTTGGCATCAGCGGTGGGATCTCGTTCGGCACTACAGCAGCTGCTAGCACGGAGAGCAAACCCTCGGACGAAGGGTTCTCCTTTGGACTATCAAAACCGACAACCACCACCTCTACTTTAAGCCTTCCTGTCTCTACAGAGAACGACAGTGGAGCTTCTACAGAAACCACCACAACAGCATCAGCTCCTATTTTTGGGAAGCTGGCTGAGTCTCCTACCCTGGCCACATCACTAGGGGGCAGCATATTTGAGGAATCTCTAGAGAAAGACAAGGACCCTTTCACCTTTGGGAAGCCTGAGAAGGAGGCCTCTATGGGGTCTGGGTTCCTGTTCAGTGCTGCTAGTAAAGGGGCGGAGGCATCGGCTCCCTCTGGAGGCTTTTCCTTCTTTATGGTAGATCCATCTGCAGACCAGCCCAAAGCACCTACCTTCACATTTGGGAAGCTGGCAGACAGCGAGACCCCAGCAGCAAAAGCCCCTAAGCCCTCATTCAGCTTTGGGCAAAGCGCTACAG ATGCTGCAGCCTCAAAGCCAGTGTTTGGGTTTAtgtcaaccaccaccacctctacttcCACCACCCCTGCCCCCAGGCTGTTTGGGCCCACCAGCAGCACTACCCCAGCCCCTATCCCAGACCCCAGTACCTTTCTGTTTGGGCAGAGTGCCTCCAGTGAGGCCAGCCCAGCCAAGTCCTTCTTGTTTGGGCAGAGCCAGGACAGCCTGCCTGCCCCTGCAGCTTCCCTGAACCCTGGCCCGGCTCAACCATTCCTGTTTGGGTCTGGACCTAACACTGCTGCTCCCTCCTTCGCTTTTGGAGCGGCACCGCTCTCCACTGCCTTATCTACAG ctccatcAGCAGCCCCTGCTCAGTTTGTATTCagccctgcctcctcctctggcTTTGGGTCGGGACAAGCTCCTACCTTTGGTCAGGGTACCTCCCAGCCCAATGCCCCTGCGTTTGGTTCTCCCGCCCCGTCCCCCTTCTCTGCCACGGCCTCCCAGCCCCCTGCCTTCGGGGGGAAGGCCAACTCTGTCCCTGTGTTCGACCACCAAGCCAACTCCACGCCCGCTTTTGGCTCATCCACCCCCGCCGCACCAG GTGGAGGTTTCCAGTTTGGAGGAGTCGGTGCGTTCGGCACGTCCAGTAACAGCACGGGGGTGTTTGCTTTCGGAGGGGTACCAGGAGGGTCCCCCGCCTCTTCTGCCACGCCCTCCATGGCACCCCAACCCAGTGCACCTGGAGGTGGCTTTAACTTTATTGG GTCAACAAAGAGCACCACCTTCACTGCAGCCCCTGCAGGACAGAACTCAATCGCTAGACGCAAGATCAAAACAGCAGTCCGGCGTAAGAAGTAA